One Agrobacterium vaccinii DNA window includes the following coding sequences:
- a CDS encoding GNAT family N-acetyltransferase encodes MSTAQSMRSPAAAQSPCPTLNTTRLVLRPQRLSDAGSIAESLSDFQVTRMLARAPAPYYKQDALEWLILRTSGTLPDWDFAITCGDDTLIGAVSIERLHDEWRLGYWLGRAHWGKGYMTEAVAAVVKHFFEHKPGEVLYSGMFADNPASLRVQDKIGFHIIGCKEVYAVARASMVTHLDTALTAEAFHAARP; translated from the coding sequence ATGAGCACGGCTCAGTCGATGCGCTCTCCAGCGGCTGCGCAAAGCCCCTGCCCGACATTGAACACTACCCGTCTGGTGCTGCGCCCGCAGCGCCTTTCGGATGCGGGCAGCATTGCGGAATCGCTCAGTGATTTTCAGGTCACGCGCATGTTGGCGCGGGCTCCGGCGCCCTATTATAAGCAGGATGCGCTGGAGTGGTTGATCCTTCGCACATCCGGCACTCTGCCGGACTGGGATTTTGCGATAACCTGCGGCGATGACACTCTGATCGGCGCGGTCTCGATCGAAAGGCTTCATGACGAGTGGCGCCTCGGCTACTGGCTGGGTCGCGCCCATTGGGGCAAGGGCTACATGACCGAGGCCGTGGCGGCGGTCGTTAAGCATTTCTTCGAGCACAAGCCCGGCGAAGTGCTCTATTCCGGCATGTTTGCTGACAACCCGGCCTCGTTGCGCGTGCAAGACAAGATCGGTTTTCACATCATCGGATGCAAGGAAGTCTACGCTGTTGCCCGGGCAAGCATGGTCACGCATCTGGACACCGCACTGACGGCAGAAGCATTTCACGCAGCCCGACCGTGA
- the obgE gene encoding GTPase ObgE, translated as MKFLDEAKVYIRSGDGGAGAVSFRREKFIEFGGPDGGDGGRGGDVWVEVVNGLNTLIDFRFQQHFKATIGQHGMGKTRTGAKGADVVLRVPVGTQIFEEDNETLIMDLTREGQRFRLAAGGNGGFGNAYFKSSTNQAPTHANPGLAGEEKTIWLRLKLIADAGLVGLPNAGKSTFLATVTRARPKIANYPFTTLHPNLGVATIDGREFILADIPGLIEGAHEGVGIGDRFLGHVERTRVLLHLVSAQEENVGKAYKTVKKELDAYGGGLTEKPEIVALSQIDVLDEKELKKKAKELEKACGRPPLLLSAAAHIGMLEALRELRDIIVSDSRGGDTAMPDRSMPVEDEIEDGDDRL; from the coding sequence ATGAAATTTCTCGATGAAGCAAAAGTTTACATTCGCTCCGGTGATGGCGGCGCAGGCGCCGTGTCGTTCCGGCGTGAAAAATTCATCGAGTTCGGTGGCCCTGACGGCGGTGACGGCGGACGCGGCGGTGACGTGTGGGTCGAGGTCGTCAACGGCCTCAACACGCTAATCGACTTCCGCTTCCAGCAGCACTTCAAGGCCACCATCGGCCAGCACGGCATGGGCAAGACGCGCACCGGCGCCAAGGGTGCCGACGTCGTCCTGCGCGTACCCGTCGGCACGCAGATTTTCGAGGAAGACAACGAAACCCTGATCATGGACCTGACCAGAGAAGGCCAGCGCTTTCGTCTGGCCGCAGGCGGCAATGGTGGTTTCGGCAATGCCTATTTCAAATCCTCGACCAACCAGGCACCAACCCACGCCAATCCCGGTCTTGCGGGCGAGGAAAAGACGATCTGGCTTCGCCTGAAGCTGATTGCCGATGCCGGTCTGGTCGGTCTGCCCAATGCGGGCAAGTCCACCTTTCTGGCCACGGTCACGCGCGCGCGCCCGAAGATCGCCAACTATCCCTTCACGACGCTGCACCCCAATCTGGGCGTTGCGACCATCGATGGACGTGAATTCATTCTGGCTGACATTCCTGGTCTGATCGAAGGCGCGCATGAAGGTGTCGGCATCGGCGACCGGTTCCTCGGCCATGTCGAGCGCACCCGCGTTCTGCTCCACCTCGTTTCCGCGCAGGAAGAAAACGTCGGCAAGGCCTACAAGACGGTCAAGAAAGAGCTTGATGCCTATGGCGGCGGGCTGACGGAAAAGCCCGAGATCGTGGCGCTTTCGCAGATCGACGTATTGGACGAGAAAGAGCTGAAAAAAAAGGCGAAGGAATTGGAAAAGGCCTGTGGCCGTCCTCCGCTTCTTCTGTCTGCCGCAGCTCATATAGGTATGCTGGAAGCCCTCCGCGAGCTTCGTGACATCATCGTATCCGACAGCCGTGGCGGCGACACTGCCATGCCGGATCGCTCCATGCCAGTGGAAGACGAGATCGAGGATGGAGACGACCGCCTATGA